In one Diprion similis isolate iyDipSimi1 chromosome 6, iyDipSimi1.1, whole genome shotgun sequence genomic region, the following are encoded:
- the LOC124407663 gene encoding amidophosphoribosyltransferase-like isoform X2, whose protein sequence is MSCNGLQDDCTDAMSRLAVQTRQTKRPRSKGETRGQKTSGLTHECGVFGCIAAGDWPSQVDVAQVICLGLVALQHRGQESAGIVTSKGLCAKSFHVHKGMGMISNIFNDENIRRLRGNLGIGHTRYSTSAASEEVNCQPFVVHTAHGALAVAHNGELVNTESLRKMVLSRGVGLSTHSDSELITQALCLNPPEGEISGPDWPARIKHLMQLAPLSYSLVIMHRDRIYGVRDPYGNRPLCLGKIVPIANESDDDDEADGWVISSESCGFLSIGARYVREVFPGEIVELTREGIKTIDIIERPDKKPQAFCIFEYVYFARSDSIFEGQMVYSVRMQCGKVLALESPVDADIVSSVPESGTAAAHGYARQSMIPFAEVLCKNRYVGRTFIQPSTRLRQLGVAKKFGALSANVKGKKLILIDDSIVRGNTIGPIIKLLRDAGVKEVHIKIASPPLKYPCYMGINIPTREELIANKLDSIKLAKHVGADSLTYLSVKGLVQAVRHGMDNRDCSYIGHCTACLTGEYPDELPGDLDW, encoded by the exons ATGTCCTGCAATGGGCTTCAAGACGATTGCACTGACGCAATGTCTAGGCTTGCTGTGCAGACTAGACAAACAAAAAGACCTCGTAGCAAGGGTGAAACACGCGGGCAAAAAACTTCCGGATTAACACACGAGTGTGGTGTGTTTGGATGCATTGCTGCTGGAGATTGGCCGTCACAAGTTGATGTGGCACAAGTGATTTGTTTAG GACTTGTAGCCTTGCAACACCGAGGTCAGGAAAGTGCCGGCATTGTGACGAGCAAGGGCCTTTGcgcaaaatcatttcatgtccACAAGGGAATGGGAATGATtagtaatattttcaatgatgaaaatatcagAAGATTGCGAGGAAATCTCGGAATAGGCCACACGAGGTACAGTACAAGCGCAGCAAGTGAAGAAGTTAATTGTCAGCCATTTGTTGTTCACACCGCTCATGGAGCACTGGCTGTTGCACACAATGGAGAGCTTGTAAACACAGAATCTCTCAGAAAAATG GTACTCAGCCGAGGAGTTGGATTATCCACACATTCTGATTCGGAGCTGATCACACAAGCATTGTGTCTCAATCCTCCTGAAGGCGAAATTAGTGGACCAGACTGGCCAGCACGGATTAAACACCTTATGCAATTAGCTCCACTATCATATTCTCTGGTTATTATGCACAGAGACAGAATCTACGGAGTGAGAGATCCGTATGGAAATCGACCTCTGTGCCTGGGAAAGATCGTCCCCATCG CTAATGAAtctgatgacgatgacgaggCTGATGGTTGGGTCATATCATCTGAGTCTTGTGGCTTTCTCAGTATCGGTGCAAGATATGTCCGGGAAGTTTTTCCAGGGGAAATTGTCGAATTAACCCGTGAAGGAATTAAAACAATTGACATAATAGAACGACCGGATAAAAAGCCACAAGCATTTTGTATATTTGAATATGTGTACTTTGCACGGAGCGACAGTATTTTTGaag GTCAAATGGTGTATTCCGTTAGGATGCAGTGTGGAAAAGTATTAGCCCTGGAATCTCCAGTAGACGCAGACATAGTTAGCTCAGTCCCAGAATCAGGCACAGCAGCTGCGCATGGATATGCCCGACAG TCAATGATACCCTTTGCTGAGGTTTTGTGTAAAAACAGATACGTTGGCCGTACGTTCATTCAGCCAAGCACAAGATTGAGACAATTAGGAGTGGCTAAGAAATTCGGTGCACTATCTGCAAATGTTAAAGGAAAGAAACTCATATTAATTGATGACTCGATTGTTAGAGGCAACACAATTGGCCCGATTATCAAACTACTCCGAGATGCTGGTGTTAAAGAG GTTCATATTAAGATTGCGTCTCCACCTCTAAAATATCCGTGTTACATGGGTATCAATATACCCACACgagaagaattaatcgcaaaTAAATTGGACAGTATAAAATTGGCCAAACATGTTGGTGCAGATAGCTTGACTTATCTATCAGTTAAAGGGCTTGTTCAAGCAGTTAGGCATGGCATGGATAACCGAGATTGCAGTTATATCGGACATTGTACTGCATGCTTAACGGGTGAATATCCGGATGAATTACCTGGTGACTTAGATTGGTAG
- the LOC124407665 gene encoding multifunctional protein ADE2 isoform X3, producing MSHNYKLGKLIIEGKTKQVYDLVDNPELCLLQNKDRITAGDGVKAHDLEGKAAISNATNAKVFELLNQAGIKTAFVQIAGETASISRKCEMIPIEWVTRRLATGSFIRRQTGVPEGYRFNPPLQETFFKDDANHDPQWSEEQIISAQFKVNNLLIGKDEVDIMRHTTITVFEVLEKAWSTRDCALIDMKIEFGVDNNGEILVADVIDSDSWRLWPSGDKRLMKDKQVYRNLTTVTQADLETVKRNFKWIANQLDHLVPPPSSLVVILMGSPSDEEHCQKIAKHAMALGLRPQLRVSSAHKATEETLRILAEYEGSGEKVVLVAVAGRSNGLGPVLSGNTPFPVINCPPVKPDNVSQDIWSSLNVPSGILVPSWYS from the exons ATGTCTCATA ATTATAAGCTTGGTAAGCTGATCATCGAAGGTAAGACAAAACAGGTCTACGATTTAGTGGATAATCCAGAATTATGCTTGCTACAAAACAAGGATCGCATTACTGCTGGAGATGGAGTGAAGGCTCATGACTTGGAAGGGAAGGCAGCTATAAGTAATGCAACAAATGCTAAAGTATTCGAATTACTGAACCAGGCTGGAATAAAAACAGCTTTTGTTCAAATCGCTGGAGAAACTGCATCTATATCTAGAAAATGTGAAATGATTCCCATAGAATGGGTTACCAGACGATTGGCTACTGGCAGTTTCATCAGAAGGCAAACAG GTGTACCAGAAGGATACAGGTTCAATCCGCCTCTTCAAGAAACGTTTTTCAAAGATGATGCTAATCATGATCCCCAGTGGTCTGAAGAGCAAATAATATCAGCCCAATTTAAAGTAAACAACCTTTTAATTGGCAAAGATGAGGTTGACATTATGAGGCATACAACTATAACTGTGTTTGAAGTACTGGAAAAAGCGTGGTCTACACGAGACTGTGCCCTTATTGATATGAAGATTGAATTTGGTGTCGATAATAACGGTGAAATTCTGGTAGCTGATGTTATTGACAGTGATTCTTGGAGACTTTGGCCATCCGGTGATAAAAGGCTTATGAAGGATAAACAG GTTTACAGGAATTTGACAACAGTGACGCAAGCTGATTTAGAAACAGTTAAACGAAATTTCAAGTGGATAGCAAATCAGTTAGATCATCTTGTTCCACCACCAAGTTCTTTGGTTGTAATACTGATGGGTTCGCCATCTGATGAAGAACATTGTCAGAAAATTGCCAAACATGCAATGGCTTTAGGCTTGAGACCTCAGCTTCGTGTTAGTAGTGCTCATAAAGCCACTGAAGAAACACTCCGCATACTTGCAGAGTATGAAGGAAGTGGAGAGAAG GTGGTGCTAGTGGCTGTAGCGGGGAGAAGTAATGGATTGGGCCCAGTTCTCTCTGGAAATACTCCCTTCCCTGTCATTAATTGTCCTCCGGTCAAGCCTGACAACGTTTCTCAAGATATATGGTCATCGCTTAACGTACCTTCTG GTATACTTGTTCCGTCATGGTATTCTTGA
- the LOC124407665 gene encoding multifunctional protein ADE2 isoform X2 — protein sequence MSHNYKLGKLIIEGKTKQVYDLVDNPELCLLQNKDRITAGDGVKAHDLEGKAAISNATNAKVFELLNQAGIKTAFVQIAGETASISRKCEMIPIEWVTRRLATGSFIRRQTGVPEGYRFNPPLQETFFKDDANHDPQWSEEQIISAQFKVNNLLIGKDEVDIMRHTTITVFEVLEKAWSTRDCALIDMKIEFGVDNNGEILVADVIDSDSWRLWPSGDKRLMKDKQVYRNLTTVTQADLETVKRNFKWIANQLDHLVPPPSSLVVILMGSPSDEEHCQKIAKHAMALGLRPQLRVSSAHKATEETLRILAEYEGSGEKVVLVAVAGRSNGLGPVLSGNTPFPVINCPPVKPDNVSQDIWSSLNVPSGILTRLEDFSWQL from the exons ATGTCTCATA ATTATAAGCTTGGTAAGCTGATCATCGAAGGTAAGACAAAACAGGTCTACGATTTAGTGGATAATCCAGAATTATGCTTGCTACAAAACAAGGATCGCATTACTGCTGGAGATGGAGTGAAGGCTCATGACTTGGAAGGGAAGGCAGCTATAAGTAATGCAACAAATGCTAAAGTATTCGAATTACTGAACCAGGCTGGAATAAAAACAGCTTTTGTTCAAATCGCTGGAGAAACTGCATCTATATCTAGAAAATGTGAAATGATTCCCATAGAATGGGTTACCAGACGATTGGCTACTGGCAGTTTCATCAGAAGGCAAACAG GTGTACCAGAAGGATACAGGTTCAATCCGCCTCTTCAAGAAACGTTTTTCAAAGATGATGCTAATCATGATCCCCAGTGGTCTGAAGAGCAAATAATATCAGCCCAATTTAAAGTAAACAACCTTTTAATTGGCAAAGATGAGGTTGACATTATGAGGCATACAACTATAACTGTGTTTGAAGTACTGGAAAAAGCGTGGTCTACACGAGACTGTGCCCTTATTGATATGAAGATTGAATTTGGTGTCGATAATAACGGTGAAATTCTGGTAGCTGATGTTATTGACAGTGATTCTTGGAGACTTTGGCCATCCGGTGATAAAAGGCTTATGAAGGATAAACAG GTTTACAGGAATTTGACAACAGTGACGCAAGCTGATTTAGAAACAGTTAAACGAAATTTCAAGTGGATAGCAAATCAGTTAGATCATCTTGTTCCACCACCAAGTTCTTTGGTTGTAATACTGATGGGTTCGCCATCTGATGAAGAACATTGTCAGAAAATTGCCAAACATGCAATGGCTTTAGGCTTGAGACCTCAGCTTCGTGTTAGTAGTGCTCATAAAGCCACTGAAGAAACACTCCGCATACTTGCAGAGTATGAAGGAAGTGGAGAGAAG GTGGTGCTAGTGGCTGTAGCGGGGAGAAGTAATGGATTGGGCCCAGTTCTCTCTGGAAATACTCCCTTCCCTGTCATTAATTGTCCTCCGGTCAAGCCTGACAACGTTTCTCAAGATATATGGTCATCGCTTAACGTACCTTCTG GTATACTT ACT AGATTGGAAGACTTCTCATGGCAGTTATAA
- the LOC124407663 gene encoding amidophosphoribosyltransferase-like isoform X1: MSCNGLQDDCTDAMSRLAVQTRQTKRPRSKGETRGQKTSGLTHECGVFGCIAAGDWPSQVDVAQVICLGLVALQHRGQESAGIVTSKGLCAKSFHVHKGMGMISNIFNDENIRRLRGNLGIGHTRYSTSAASEEVNCQPFVVHTAHGALAVAHNGELVNTESLRKMVLSRGVGLSTHSDSELITQALCLNPPEGEISGPDWPARIKHLMQLAPLSYSLVIMHRDRIYGVRDPYGNRPLCLGKIVPIGNLANESDDDDEADGWVISSESCGFLSIGARYVREVFPGEIVELTREGIKTIDIIERPDKKPQAFCIFEYVYFARSDSIFEGQMVYSVRMQCGKVLALESPVDADIVSSVPESGTAAAHGYARQSMIPFAEVLCKNRYVGRTFIQPSTRLRQLGVAKKFGALSANVKGKKLILIDDSIVRGNTIGPIIKLLRDAGVKEVHIKIASPPLKYPCYMGINIPTREELIANKLDSIKLAKHVGADSLTYLSVKGLVQAVRHGMDNRDCSYIGHCTACLTGEYPDELPGDLDW; encoded by the exons ATGTCCTGCAATGGGCTTCAAGACGATTGCACTGACGCAATGTCTAGGCTTGCTGTGCAGACTAGACAAACAAAAAGACCTCGTAGCAAGGGTGAAACACGCGGGCAAAAAACTTCCGGATTAACACACGAGTGTGGTGTGTTTGGATGCATTGCTGCTGGAGATTGGCCGTCACAAGTTGATGTGGCACAAGTGATTTGTTTAG GACTTGTAGCCTTGCAACACCGAGGTCAGGAAAGTGCCGGCATTGTGACGAGCAAGGGCCTTTGcgcaaaatcatttcatgtccACAAGGGAATGGGAATGATtagtaatattttcaatgatgaaaatatcagAAGATTGCGAGGAAATCTCGGAATAGGCCACACGAGGTACAGTACAAGCGCAGCAAGTGAAGAAGTTAATTGTCAGCCATTTGTTGTTCACACCGCTCATGGAGCACTGGCTGTTGCACACAATGGAGAGCTTGTAAACACAGAATCTCTCAGAAAAATG GTACTCAGCCGAGGAGTTGGATTATCCACACATTCTGATTCGGAGCTGATCACACAAGCATTGTGTCTCAATCCTCCTGAAGGCGAAATTAGTGGACCAGACTGGCCAGCACGGATTAAACACCTTATGCAATTAGCTCCACTATCATATTCTCTGGTTATTATGCACAGAGACAGAATCTACGGAGTGAGAGATCCGTATGGAAATCGACCTCTGTGCCTGGGAAAGATCGTCCCCATCGGTAATCTTG CTAATGAAtctgatgacgatgacgaggCTGATGGTTGGGTCATATCATCTGAGTCTTGTGGCTTTCTCAGTATCGGTGCAAGATATGTCCGGGAAGTTTTTCCAGGGGAAATTGTCGAATTAACCCGTGAAGGAATTAAAACAATTGACATAATAGAACGACCGGATAAAAAGCCACAAGCATTTTGTATATTTGAATATGTGTACTTTGCACGGAGCGACAGTATTTTTGaag GTCAAATGGTGTATTCCGTTAGGATGCAGTGTGGAAAAGTATTAGCCCTGGAATCTCCAGTAGACGCAGACATAGTTAGCTCAGTCCCAGAATCAGGCACAGCAGCTGCGCATGGATATGCCCGACAG TCAATGATACCCTTTGCTGAGGTTTTGTGTAAAAACAGATACGTTGGCCGTACGTTCATTCAGCCAAGCACAAGATTGAGACAATTAGGAGTGGCTAAGAAATTCGGTGCACTATCTGCAAATGTTAAAGGAAAGAAACTCATATTAATTGATGACTCGATTGTTAGAGGCAACACAATTGGCCCGATTATCAAACTACTCCGAGATGCTGGTGTTAAAGAG GTTCATATTAAGATTGCGTCTCCACCTCTAAAATATCCGTGTTACATGGGTATCAATATACCCACACgagaagaattaatcgcaaaTAAATTGGACAGTATAAAATTGGCCAAACATGTTGGTGCAGATAGCTTGACTTATCTATCAGTTAAAGGGCTTGTTCAAGCAGTTAGGCATGGCATGGATAACCGAGATTGCAGTTATATCGGACATTGTACTGCATGCTTAACGGGTGAATATCCGGATGAATTACCTGGTGACTTAGATTGGTAG
- the LOC124407665 gene encoding multifunctional protein ADE2 isoform X1 → MSHNYKLGKLIIEGKTKQVYDLVDNPELCLLQNKDRITAGDGVKAHDLEGKAAISNATNAKVFELLNQAGIKTAFVQIAGETASISRKCEMIPIEWVTRRLATGSFIRRQTGVPEGYRFNPPLQETFFKDDANHDPQWSEEQIISAQFKVNNLLIGKDEVDIMRHTTITVFEVLEKAWSTRDCALIDMKIEFGVDNNGEILVADVIDSDSWRLWPSGDKRLMKDKQVYRNLTTVTQADLETVKRNFKWIANQLDHLVPPPSSLVVILMGSPSDEEHCQKIAKHAMALGLRPQLRVSSAHKATEETLRILAEYEGSGEKVVLVAVAGRSNGLGPVLSGNTPFPVINCPPVKPDNVSQDIWSSLNVPSGLGCTTVLYPESAALAAAQIHALHDHLVWSRLRVKQLTNFVTLKKADKKLRNLSL, encoded by the exons ATGTCTCATA ATTATAAGCTTGGTAAGCTGATCATCGAAGGTAAGACAAAACAGGTCTACGATTTAGTGGATAATCCAGAATTATGCTTGCTACAAAACAAGGATCGCATTACTGCTGGAGATGGAGTGAAGGCTCATGACTTGGAAGGGAAGGCAGCTATAAGTAATGCAACAAATGCTAAAGTATTCGAATTACTGAACCAGGCTGGAATAAAAACAGCTTTTGTTCAAATCGCTGGAGAAACTGCATCTATATCTAGAAAATGTGAAATGATTCCCATAGAATGGGTTACCAGACGATTGGCTACTGGCAGTTTCATCAGAAGGCAAACAG GTGTACCAGAAGGATACAGGTTCAATCCGCCTCTTCAAGAAACGTTTTTCAAAGATGATGCTAATCATGATCCCCAGTGGTCTGAAGAGCAAATAATATCAGCCCAATTTAAAGTAAACAACCTTTTAATTGGCAAAGATGAGGTTGACATTATGAGGCATACAACTATAACTGTGTTTGAAGTACTGGAAAAAGCGTGGTCTACACGAGACTGTGCCCTTATTGATATGAAGATTGAATTTGGTGTCGATAATAACGGTGAAATTCTGGTAGCTGATGTTATTGACAGTGATTCTTGGAGACTTTGGCCATCCGGTGATAAAAGGCTTATGAAGGATAAACAG GTTTACAGGAATTTGACAACAGTGACGCAAGCTGATTTAGAAACAGTTAAACGAAATTTCAAGTGGATAGCAAATCAGTTAGATCATCTTGTTCCACCACCAAGTTCTTTGGTTGTAATACTGATGGGTTCGCCATCTGATGAAGAACATTGTCAGAAAATTGCCAAACATGCAATGGCTTTAGGCTTGAGACCTCAGCTTCGTGTTAGTAGTGCTCATAAAGCCACTGAAGAAACACTCCGCATACTTGCAGAGTATGAAGGAAGTGGAGAGAAG GTGGTGCTAGTGGCTGTAGCGGGGAGAAGTAATGGATTGGGCCCAGTTCTCTCTGGAAATACTCCCTTCCCTGTCATTAATTGTCCTCCGGTCAAGCCTGACAACGTTTCTCAAGATATATGGTCATCGCTTAACGTACCTTCTG GACTTGGTTGTACCACAGTTTTGTATCCAGAGAGTGCAGCTTTGGCAGCAGCCCAAATTCATGCTTTGCACGATCATCTTGTTTGGTCGCGTCTTAGAGTGAAACAACTTACAAACTTTGTCACTCTGAAAAAGGCGGACAAGAAACTCCGAAATCTCAGCTTATAA
- the LOC124407664 gene encoding xaa-Pro aminopeptidase 3-like has product MFCTFGKYVLKGCTNKSALGHQILVKHSTNTKASQNLASTLNQNRNCLQPRYGQPTAVTHPYLIREGELLPGIPLKDFKRRRNCLMEKVLKDAFLAKISANHILIIPSASKVYMSEKIPYVFRQNTDFLYFTGCQEPDSVLVMTSKGDNCSSILFVRKKDSHSELWDGPRTGVEAALEMFGVDQALPTSEFESYVKSFLQENKNTIVWYDNTEIIQPALQTKLHIFLSQSTKQVFDSLKTFIHEIRLIKTQPEIELMQKSCDIASTAITKAIEVSKPGVTEHQIFATVDYECRMNGAEYLAYPPVVASGNNANIIHYITNNQIVNNGDMVLMDAGCEYHGYSSDITRTWPINGTFTPQQRILYEIVLDTQKELINKLREMPTLDHIFHKMCLLMGQRLQEVGLIPKTFVQDKLMSAAYSYCPHHVSHYLGMDVHDTGRISRCINVQPGMIVTIEPGIYVNARNKLAPAEFHGLGIRIEDDILITNNGPVILTRHCPKEIAEIEALATKNQC; this is encoded by the exons ATGTTCTGTACATTTGGCAAATATGTTCTAAAAGGATGTACCAACAAATCTG CTTTAGGTCACCAGATTCTCGTGAAACACTCCACGAACACAAAAGCATCGCAAAATTTGGCATCAACACTAAACCAAAATAGAAATTGCCTGCAGCCTAGGTATGGCCAACCAACAGCGGTAACCCATCCCTACCTCATTAGGGAAGGTGAATTACTACCTGGTATACCGCTGAAAGATTTTAAAAGACGAAGGAATTGTTTGATGGAAAAAGTTCTTAAGGATGCATTTTTAGCTAAGATTTCAGCAaatcatattttaattataccgTCAGCTAGCAAAGTTTACATGTCAGAAAAGATACCCTACGTATTTAGACAAAATACggattttctttactttactGGGTGCCAAGAACCGGACAGCGTTTTAGTAATGACTTCAAAAGGCGATAATTGTTCATCCATTTTATTTGTACGGAAGAAAGACTCGCACTCGGAGTTGTGGGATGGTCCACGGACTGGAGTTGAAGCAGCTCTTGAAATGTTTGGCGTAGACCAAGCCCTTCCCACTTCGGAGTTTGAGAGTTATGTAAAATCTTTTCttcaagaaaataagaatactATTGTCTGGTACGATAACACAGAGATAATACAACCCGCACTGCAAACAAAACTGCATATATTTTTAAGCCAATCTACTAAACAGGTATTCGATTCGCTTAAAACGTTTATACACGAAATTAGATTGATCAAGACACAACCTGAGATTGAACTCATGCAAAAGAGTTGTGATATCGCTTCCACAGCCATCACAAAGGCGATTGAAGTATCAAAACCTGGTGTAACTGAGCATCAGATATTTGCTACTGTGGATTATGAATGCAGAATGAATGGAGCTGAATATCTTGCATATCCACCTGTCGTGGCAAGTGGGAACAATGCAAATATAATTCATTACATAACAAACAATCAGATTGTTAATAATGGCGATATGGTTCTCATGGATGCTG GTTGCGAGTATCATGGTTATTCATCAGATATAACGCGTACGTGGCCAATTAATGGCACATTTACACCTCAGCAAAGGATTTTGTATGAAATCGTACTTGATACACAGAAggaattgataaataaattacgagAAATGCCTACATTAGATCAcatatttcacaaaatgtGTCTCTTGATGGGACAGAGACTACAAGAAGTTGGATTGATACCTAAAACATTTGTTCAGGATAAGCTAATGTCCGCTGCATATTCCTACTGTCCACATCATGTGAGTCATTACTTAGGAATGGACGTTCATGATACTGGAAGAATATCACGGTGCATCAATGTGCAACCTGGAATGATTGTTACTATAGAACCAG GTATTTACGTTAATGCAAGAAACAAACTAGCACCTGCAGAATTTCATGGGCTGGGAATCAGAATTGAAGATGATATTTTGATAACAAACAACGGTCCAGTTATTTTAACGAGACATTGTCCGAAGGAAATCGCAGAAATTGAGGCGTTAGCTACCAAAAATCAATGCTAG